The Streptomyces pactum genome contains a region encoding:
- the miaA gene encoding tRNA (adenosine(37)-N6)-dimethylallyltransferase MiaA codes for MSSAPPAPRVIAVVGPTAAGKSDLGVFLAQRLGGEVVNADSMQLYRGMDIGTAKLTPEERGDVPHHLLGIWDVTVTASVAEYQRLARERIDALLADGRWPVLVGGSGLYVRGAVDNLEFPGTDPEVRARLEEELALRGPGELHARLAAADPEAGRAILPGNGRRIVRALEVIEITGKPFTANLPGHDSVYDTVQIGVDVARPELDERIAHRVDRMWEAGLVEEVRALEAQGLREGRTASRALGYQQVLAALAGECTLDEARAETVRATKRFARRQDSWFRRDPRVHWLSGAVADRTELPQLALSLVERPVTA; via the coding sequence GTGAGCAGCGCACCCCCCGCCCCCCGCGTCATCGCCGTAGTCGGACCCACCGCGGCCGGAAAGTCCGATCTGGGCGTCTTCCTGGCCCAGCGGCTCGGCGGCGAGGTCGTCAACGCCGACTCCATGCAGCTCTACCGTGGGATGGACATCGGCACCGCCAAGCTGACGCCCGAGGAACGCGGAGACGTCCCGCACCATCTGCTCGGCATCTGGGACGTGACGGTCACGGCGTCCGTCGCCGAGTACCAGAGGCTGGCGCGGGAGCGGATCGACGCGCTGCTCGCCGACGGACGCTGGCCGGTCCTCGTCGGCGGCTCCGGCCTCTACGTCCGCGGCGCCGTCGACAACCTGGAGTTCCCCGGCACCGACCCGGAGGTCAGGGCCCGGCTTGAGGAAGAGCTCGCGCTGCGGGGCCCCGGGGAGCTGCACGCCCGCCTGGCCGCCGCCGACCCGGAGGCCGGGCGGGCCATCCTGCCCGGCAACGGGCGCCGGATCGTGCGCGCCCTCGAGGTGATCGAGATCACCGGCAAGCCCTTCACGGCCAACCTCCCCGGCCACGACTCCGTCTACGACACCGTGCAGATCGGCGTCGACGTGGCGCGCCCCGAGCTGGACGAGCGGATCGCCCACCGCGTCGACCGGATGTGGGAGGCGGGCCTGGTCGAGGAGGTACGCGCACTCGAGGCCCAGGGGTTGCGCGAGGGGCGTACGGCGTCGCGCGCGCTCGGCTACCAGCAGGTGCTCGCGGCGCTCGCCGGCGAGTGCACGCTGGACGAGGCGCGGGCCGAGACCGTCCGTGCCACCAAACGCTTCGCGCGCCGTCAGGATTCGTGGTTCAGGCGCGATCCGCGGGTGCACTGGTTGAGTGGGGCTGTGGCGGACCGCACGGAACTTCCGCAGCTCGCCCTGTCGTTGGTCGAACGACCGGTTACAGCCTGA
- the dapF gene encoding diaminopimelate epimerase — MSTRIAFLKGHGTENDFVIVPDPENAIDLPPAAVAALCDRRAGIGGDGLLHVVRSAAHPEAKDMAAEAEWFMDYRNGDGSVAEMCGNGVRVFARYLQRAGHATEGDLAIATRGGVKTVHIAKAVSDNGSAAGDITVGMGRALLPEGDVEVSVGERDWPARNVNMGNPHAVAFVADLADAGDLYSPPPFRPATAYPDGVNVEFVVDRGPRQVAMRVHERGSGETRSCGTGACAVAVATARRDGADPAVTGTPATYTVDVPGGTLVITERPDGEIEMTGPAVIVAEGEIDAGWLEGVIA; from the coding sequence ATGAGCACGCGGATCGCCTTCCTCAAGGGTCACGGCACCGAGAACGACTTCGTGATCGTCCCGGACCCGGAGAACGCCATCGACCTGCCCCCCGCCGCCGTGGCCGCCCTGTGCGACCGACGCGCGGGCATCGGCGGCGACGGACTGCTGCACGTGGTGCGGTCCGCGGCCCACCCCGAGGCCAAGGACATGGCGGCCGAGGCGGAGTGGTTCATGGACTACCGCAACGGCGACGGCTCGGTCGCGGAGATGTGCGGCAACGGCGTACGGGTCTTCGCGCGCTACCTCCAGCGTGCCGGGCACGCCACCGAGGGTGACCTCGCCATCGCCACGCGCGGCGGCGTGAAGACCGTGCACATCGCCAAGGCCGTGTCCGACAACGGCTCCGCCGCGGGCGACATCACCGTCGGCATGGGCCGCGCGCTGCTCCCCGAGGGGGACGTCGAGGTGAGCGTCGGCGAGCGCGACTGGCCCGCGCGGAACGTGAACATGGGCAACCCGCACGCGGTCGCCTTCGTCGCCGACCTCGCCGACGCCGGCGACCTGTACTCTCCGCCGCCCTTCCGGCCCGCCACGGCCTACCCGGACGGCGTCAACGTCGAGTTCGTGGTCGACCGCGGCCCCCGCCAGGTGGCGATGCGCGTGCACGAGCGCGGCTCCGGGGAGACCCGCTCCTGCGGCACCGGCGCGTGCGCCGTCGCCGTCGCCACCGCCCGCCGGGACGGCGCCGACCCGGCGGTCACCGGTACTCCGGCGACGTACACCGTCGACGTGCCCGGCGGCACCCTGGTGATCACCGAGCGCCCCGACGGCGAGATCGAGATGACCGGCCCCGCGGTGATCGTCGCCGAGGGCGAGATCGACGCCGGATGGCTGGAAGGGGTGATCGCTTGA
- a CDS encoding RelA/SpoT family protein: protein MNAEAVNPASPGPVTPAANGAVAPAAPRRKARPRIDLRRLGRAALLGSTARGRLPDAIGHVVEAHRAHHPDADLDPLRRAYVLAESSHRGQMRKSGEPYITHPLAVTLILAELGAETTTLTASLLHDTVEDTDVTLDQVGEQFGAEVRYLVDGVTKLEKVDYGAAAEPETFRKMLLATGNDVRVMSIKLADRLHNMRTLGVMRREKQERIAKVTRDVLIPLAERLGVQALKSELEDLVFAVMHPEEYQHTRALVDENAARADDPLAAVADEVRKVLREADITAEVLIRPRHFVSVHRVSRKRGPLGGADFGRLLVLVQEDADCYAVLGELHTCMTPVVSEFKDFIAVPKFNLYQSLHTAVARAQDGQVVEVLIRTHQMHKVAEAGVVALGNPYAPPSEEQTAGEGERADPTRPGWLSRLLDWQRGAPDPDTFWSTLREDLAQDREITVFRPDGGTLGLPEGATCVDAAYAQYGEDAHATIGARVNGRLATMSTVLRDGDTVQLLMGQDPASEPSREWLEHARTPAARIAIQRRLAARREQVPADAEATSRHPATGGAPASRPTSDGPAVRPASADVLVDPPGATVRLAGCCTPVPLDEITGFAVRGGVVTVHRSQCAVVARMKSAGRAEVGVRWGESSQCRVTLLAESFGRPHLLADLTEAMALEGAEIVSATVEPPDRQRVRHTYTVLLPDAARLPALMRAMRDVAGVYDVSRAQPQTTGV from the coding sequence ATGAACGCGGAGGCCGTGAATCCAGCGAGCCCAGGCCCTGTGACGCCCGCGGCCAACGGTGCCGTCGCGCCGGCCGCGCCCCGCAGGAAGGCCCGCCCCCGGATCGACCTGCGCCGCCTGGGCCGCGCCGCACTGCTCGGCTCCACCGCCCGCGGCCGGCTGCCCGACGCCATCGGCCACGTCGTCGAGGCCCACCGCGCCCACCACCCCGACGCCGACCTCGATCCACTGCGCCGCGCCTACGTGCTGGCGGAGTCCTCGCACCGCGGCCAGATGCGCAAGAGCGGCGAGCCGTACATCACCCACCCCCTCGCCGTGACCCTGATCCTCGCCGAACTCGGCGCGGAGACCACCACCCTGACCGCCTCCCTCCTCCACGACACCGTCGAGGACACCGACGTGACGCTCGACCAGGTGGGCGAGCAGTTCGGCGCCGAGGTCCGCTACCTCGTCGACGGTGTCACCAAGCTGGAGAAGGTCGACTACGGCGCCGCCGCCGAGCCCGAGACCTTCCGCAAGATGCTCCTCGCCACCGGCAACGACGTCCGCGTGATGTCGATCAAACTCGCCGACCGGCTGCACAACATGCGCACCCTCGGCGTCATGCGCCGGGAGAAACAGGAACGCATCGCCAAGGTCACCCGGGACGTGCTCATCCCGCTCGCCGAACGGCTCGGCGTACAGGCGCTCAAGTCAGAGCTGGAGGATCTCGTCTTCGCGGTCATGCACCCCGAGGAGTACCAGCACACGCGGGCGCTGGTCGACGAGAACGCCGCCCGCGCGGACGACCCGCTCGCCGCCGTGGCCGACGAGGTGCGCAAGGTGCTGCGCGAGGCCGACATCACCGCCGAAGTCCTCATCCGCCCCCGCCACTTCGTCTCCGTGCACCGCGTCTCCCGCAAACGCGGCCCACTGGGCGGCGCCGACTTCGGCCGCCTCCTGGTGCTGGTCCAGGAGGACGCCGACTGCTATGCCGTCCTCGGCGAGCTGCACACCTGCATGACGCCCGTCGTCTCCGAGTTCAAGGACTTCATCGCCGTACCCAAGTTCAACCTGTACCAGTCGCTGCACACCGCGGTGGCCCGCGCGCAGGACGGCCAGGTCGTCGAGGTCCTCATCCGCACCCACCAGATGCACAAGGTCGCCGAGGCCGGCGTCGTCGCGCTCGGCAATCCCTACGCCCCGCCGTCGGAGGAGCAGACCGCGGGCGAGGGCGAGCGCGCCGACCCGACCCGGCCCGGCTGGCTCTCCCGGCTGCTCGACTGGCAGCGGGGCGCCCCCGACCCCGACACCTTCTGGTCCACCCTCCGCGAGGACCTCGCCCAGGACCGGGAGATCACCGTCTTCCGGCCCGACGGCGGCACCCTCGGCCTGCCCGAGGGCGCGACCTGCGTGGACGCCGCGTACGCCCAGTACGGCGAGGACGCGCACGCGACCATCGGCGCCCGGGTCAACGGCCGCCTGGCGACCATGAGCACGGTGCTGCGGGACGGCGACACGGTGCAGCTCCTGATGGGCCAGGACCCCGCCTCCGAGCCCTCCAGGGAGTGGCTGGAGCACGCCCGCACGCCCGCGGCGCGGATCGCCATCCAGCGCCGGCTCGCGGCGCGCCGGGAGCAGGTGCCCGCCGATGCGGAGGCGACGTCCCGGCATCCCGCCACCGGCGGGGCGCCCGCCTCGCGCCCCACGTCCGACGGCCCGGCCGTCCGCCCCGCCTCCGCCGACGTGCTCGTCGACCCGCCGGGCGCGACCGTGCGGCTGGCAGGCTGCTGCACCCCCGTACCACTCGACGAGATCACCGGCTTCGCCGTGCGCGGGGGAGTGGTGACCGTGCACCGATCCCAGTGCGCGGTGGTGGCGCGGATGAAGAGCGCGGGGCGCGCGGAGGTCGGCGTGCGCTGGGGAGAGAGCTCCCAGTGCCGGGTCACCCTGCTCGCCGAATCGTTCGGCCGCCCGCACCTCCTGGCCGATCTCACCGAGGCCATGGCCCTCGAAGGCGCCGAGATCGTCTCCGCGACCGTCGAACCCCCCGACCGGCAGCGGGTCCGTCACACCTACACCGTCCTGCTCCCGGACGCCGCGCGGCTGCCCGCCCTCATGCGCGCGATGCGCGACGTCGCCGGTGTGTACGACGTGAGCAGAGCGCAGCCGCAGACCACGGGAGTCTGA
- the hflX gene encoding GTPase HflX — MTSSSSPSQDTKRLEQTYPEGLRADALMEEDVAWSHDIDPKWDGEQFDRSDRAALRRVAGLSTELEDVTEVEYRQLRLERVVLVGVWTSGTVQDAENSLAELAALAETAGALVLDGVVQRRDKPDAATYIGSGKAEELRDVVLDTGADTVICDGELSPGQLIHLEDVVKVKVIDRTALILDIFAQHAKSREGKAQVALAQMQYMLPRLRGWGQSLSRQMGGGKGGGLATRGPGETKIETDRRRIREKMAKMRREIADMKTGREIKRQERKRHKVPSVAIAGYTNAGKSSLLNRLTGAGVLVENALFATLDPTVRRAETPSGRLYTLADTVGFVRHLPHHLVEAFRSTMEEVGDSDLILHVVDGSHPVPEEQLAAVREVIRDVGATEVPEIVVINKADMADPLVLQRLLRTEKRSIAVSARTGQGIDELLALLDNDLPRPSVEIEALVPYTHGKLVARAHDEGEVISEEHTPEGTLLKVRVHEELAAELTPYVPVPLA, encoded by the coding sequence ATGACCTCCTCTTCTTCCCCCTCCCAGGACACGAAGCGTCTCGAGCAGACCTATCCCGAGGGCCTCCGGGCCGATGCCCTGATGGAAGAGGACGTCGCCTGGAGCCACGACATCGACCCGAAGTGGGACGGTGAGCAGTTCGACCGCTCCGACCGCGCGGCCCTGCGCCGGGTGGCGGGCCTCTCCACCGAGCTCGAGGACGTCACCGAGGTCGAATACCGCCAGCTCCGTCTGGAGCGGGTCGTCCTCGTCGGCGTGTGGACCTCGGGCACCGTGCAGGACGCGGAGAACTCCCTCGCCGAGCTGGCCGCCCTCGCGGAGACCGCCGGCGCGCTCGTGCTCGACGGAGTCGTCCAGCGCCGTGACAAGCCCGACGCCGCCACCTACATCGGCTCCGGCAAGGCCGAGGAACTGCGCGACGTCGTCCTCGACACGGGCGCGGACACCGTCATCTGCGACGGTGAGCTCAGCCCGGGTCAGCTCATCCACCTCGAGGACGTCGTCAAGGTCAAGGTCATCGACCGTACGGCCCTGATCCTGGACATCTTCGCCCAGCACGCCAAGTCCCGAGAGGGCAAGGCACAGGTCGCGCTCGCGCAGATGCAGTACATGCTGCCGAGGCTGCGCGGCTGGGGTCAGTCGCTGTCCCGGCAGATGGGTGGCGGCAAGGGCGGCGGTCTCGCCACCCGCGGCCCCGGTGAGACCAAGATCGAGACGGACCGGCGCCGGATCCGCGAGAAGATGGCGAAGATGCGCCGCGAGATCGCGGACATGAAGACCGGCCGCGAGATCAAGCGCCAGGAGCGCAAGCGCCACAAGGTGCCGTCCGTCGCCATCGCGGGTTACACCAACGCGGGCAAGTCCTCGCTGCTCAACCGCCTCACGGGCGCGGGCGTGCTGGTGGAGAACGCGCTGTTCGCCACTCTCGACCCGACCGTGCGCCGCGCCGAGACACCGAGCGGCCGGCTGTACACCCTGGCGGACACCGTCGGCTTCGTCCGGCACCTGCCGCACCACTTGGTCGAGGCGTTCCGCTCCACGATGGAGGAGGTCGGCGACTCCGACCTGATCCTGCACGTGGTGGACGGTTCGCACCCGGTCCCGGAGGAGCAGTTGGCCGCCGTGCGCGAGGTGATCAGGGACGTCGGCGCCACCGAAGTACCCGAGATCGTCGTGATCAACAAGGCCGACATGGCCGACCCGCTGGTGCTCCAGCGGCTGCTGCGGACCGAGAAGCGGTCCATCGCCGTCTCGGCGCGCACCGGCCAGGGCATCGACGAACTGCTCGCTCTGCTCGACAACGATCTGCCGCGCCCGTCGGTCGAGATCGAGGCGCTCGTGCCGTACACCCACGGCAAGCTGGTCGCCCGTGCCCATGACGAGGGCGAGGTGATCTCCGAGGAGCACACCCCGGAGGGCACCCTGCTCAAGGTGCGGGTGCACGAGGAACTGGCGGCGGAGCTCACGCCGTACGTTCCGGTCCCGCTCGCCTGA
- a CDS encoding M1 family metallopeptidase, with protein MLHTPHPPTPRPRAWSRRRFRAAALLASAVSVCLVAASAPPAPLGVGDRLFPHLGNPGYDVVAYDLSFTYSGGNSEPLKAVTTIDARTTADLDRVNLDFAHGEVDSVEVDGEPAGFATAGEDLVVTPEDALDEGEWTRITVRHSSDPVYPEDRQGGWVRTSDGLAMANQADVAHLVFPCNDHPSDKARFTISVTAPDGLTAVANGLPTSVDRAGGATTWTYRTEHPMATELAQVSIGRSTVLHRTGPHGLPVRDVVPTKHRAALEPWLEKTPGQIAWMEDKVGRYPFETYGLLIADATTGFELETQTLSLFERELFTEPAYPRWYTESIMVHELAHQWFGNSVSPGTWSDLWLNEGHATWYEALYAQETADKPMAARMKAAYGASDRWRAAGGPPAAPEPPKNGSKTGIFRSNVYDGAALVLYALRQEVGRPAFERLERAWVSRHRDGTATTADFVRLASEISGRDLGGFFQAWLYGEKTPPMPGHPDWKPTATDQAPAAGTGKARGE; from the coding sequence ATGCTGCACACCCCTCACCCCCCGACTCCGCGGCCCCGCGCGTGGTCCCGCCGCCGGTTCAGGGCCGCGGCGCTGCTCGCCTCGGCCGTCTCCGTCTGCCTGGTCGCCGCGAGCGCCCCGCCCGCCCCCCTGGGCGTCGGCGACCGCCTCTTCCCGCACCTGGGCAATCCCGGCTACGACGTGGTGGCCTACGACCTGTCCTTCACCTACTCCGGCGGCAACAGCGAGCCGCTGAAGGCCGTCACCACCATCGACGCCCGGACGACGGCCGACCTCGACCGGGTCAACCTCGACTTCGCGCACGGCGAGGTCGACTCCGTCGAGGTCGACGGCGAGCCCGCCGGCTTCGCCACGGCCGGCGAGGACCTCGTCGTCACGCCCGAGGACGCGCTCGACGAGGGGGAGTGGACGCGTATCACCGTGCGGCACAGCAGCGACCCCGTGTACCCCGAGGACCGCCAGGGCGGCTGGGTGCGTACCTCCGACGGCCTCGCCATGGCCAACCAGGCCGACGTCGCCCACCTGGTCTTCCCCTGCAACGACCACCCCTCCGACAAGGCGCGCTTCACCATCAGCGTGACCGCCCCCGACGGGCTCACGGCCGTCGCCAACGGCCTGCCGACGAGCGTGGACCGGGCCGGCGGAGCGACCACCTGGACGTACCGCACCGAGCACCCGATGGCCACCGAGCTGGCCCAGGTGTCCATCGGCCGCTCCACGGTCCTGCACCGCACCGGTCCGCACGGACTGCCCGTGCGGGACGTCGTGCCGACGAAGCACCGCGCGGCGCTCGAACCGTGGCTGGAGAAGACCCCCGGCCAGATCGCCTGGATGGAGGACAAGGTCGGGCGCTACCCCTTCGAGACCTACGGCCTGCTCATCGCCGACGCCACCACCGGCTTCGAACTCGAGACCCAGACCCTCTCCCTCTTCGAGCGGGAGCTGTTCACCGAACCCGCCTACCCCAGGTGGTACACCGAGTCGATCATGGTGCACGAGCTGGCCCACCAGTGGTTCGGCAACAGCGTCAGCCCGGGCACCTGGTCCGACCTGTGGCTCAACGAGGGACACGCCACCTGGTACGAGGCGCTGTACGCGCAGGAGACCGCGGACAAGCCCATGGCGGCGCGCATGAAGGCCGCCTACGGCGCCTCCGACCGCTGGCGCGCGGCGGGCGGACCGCCGGCCGCTCCCGAGCCGCCGAAGAACGGCAGCAAGACCGGGATCTTCCGCTCCAACGTGTACGACGGTGCCGCCCTCGTGCTCTACGCCCTGCGCCAGGAGGTCGGCCGCCCCGCCTTCGAGCGCCTCGAACGTGCCTGGGTCAGCCGTCACCGGGACGGCACGGCAACGACCGCCGACTTCGTCCGGCTCGCCTCCGAGATCTCCGGCCGAGACCTGGGCGGCTTCTTCCAGGCCTGGCTGTACGGCGAGAAGACCCCGCCGATGCCCGGCCACCCGGACTGGAAGCCGACGGCGACCGACCAGGCGCCGGCGGCCGGCACCGGGAAGGCGCGCGGGGAATAA
- a CDS encoding response regulator yields MPARPPIRVLLADDHTLVRRGVRLILDGEPDLTVVAEAGDGAEAVAAARATEVDLAVLDVAMPRMTGLQAARELSRRLPELRILILTMYDNEQYFFEALKAGACGYVLKSVADRDLVEACRAAVRDEPFIYPGAERALVRSYLDRLHSGGGLPERPITEREEEILKLVAEGHTSKEIGELLFISAKTVERHRANLLQKLGVRDRLELTRYAIRAGLIEP; encoded by the coding sequence ATGCCCGCCCGGCCCCCGATCCGCGTTCTGCTCGCCGACGACCACACCCTCGTACGCCGCGGAGTGCGCCTGATTCTGGACGGCGAACCGGACCTTACGGTCGTCGCCGAGGCCGGCGACGGAGCCGAGGCGGTCGCGGCGGCGCGGGCCACCGAGGTCGACCTGGCCGTCCTGGACGTGGCCATGCCCCGCATGACCGGCCTCCAGGCGGCCCGCGAGCTCTCCCGCCGCCTGCCCGAGCTGCGCATCCTCATCCTGACCATGTACGACAACGAGCAGTACTTCTTCGAGGCCCTCAAGGCCGGTGCCTGCGGGTACGTCCTCAAGTCCGTCGCCGATCGCGACCTGGTCGAGGCGTGCCGGGCGGCCGTGCGCGACGAACCGTTCATCTACCCGGGCGCGGAACGGGCCCTGGTCCGCTCCTACCTGGACCGCCTGCACAGCGGCGGCGGACTGCCCGAGCGGCCCATCACCGAACGCGAGGAGGAGATCCTCAAGCTCGTCGCCGAGGGCCACACGTCCAAGGAGATCGGCGAGCTGCTCTTCATCAGCGCCAAGACCGTCGAACGCCACCGCGCGAACCTCCTCCAGAAGCTGGGCGTCCGCGACCGCCTGGAACTCACCCGGTACGCGATCCGCGCGGGCCTCATCGAGCCCTGA
- a CDS encoding antitoxin: MGLLDNLKAKLGPAKGKVSDLAQQHGDKIDSGLDKVARTVDERTKGKYSDRIQTGTGKAKGAVDRLAHKDADGTDGGGNAPGATPGGTTPGGTPPAGPPPAGPPPAGPPPAS, translated from the coding sequence ATGGGTCTGCTGGACAACTTGAAGGCCAAACTGGGACCGGCGAAGGGCAAGGTCTCCGACCTCGCGCAGCAGCACGGGGACAAGATCGATAGCGGTCTCGACAAGGTGGCGAGGACCGTCGACGAGAGGACCAAGGGCAAGTACAGCGACCGGATCCAGACGGGCACGGGCAAGGCGAAGGGCGCCGTGGACCGTCTCGCCCACAAGGACGCCGACGGCACGGACGGAGGCGGAAACGCCCCCGGCGCCACTCCGGGCGGCACCACTCCGGGCGGCACCCCGCCGGCCGGACCGCCTCCGGCCGGACCGCCTCCGGCCGGACCGCCTCCGGCTTCCTGA
- a CDS encoding class III extradiol dioxygenase subunit B-like domain-containing protein: protein MLVAAAVCPCPPLLVPEVAAGAAPELDAARAACTDALGVLAAARPDRLLVVGPADGAGPETYPQGTRGSFRGFGVDLDVSLGPDRGPESERTARGLPYGLAVGAWLLGRTGWADAPVEGIGVGEAFPAERCAALGRDVAARDRRSALLVLGDASACRTLKAPGYLDERAAPFDAEVGRALGAADVAALAALDAALARELKVSGRAPWQVLAGAAGDTALAGTLLYEDAPYGVGYVAATWS from the coding sequence ATGCTTGTCGCCGCCGCTGTCTGCCCCTGCCCGCCGCTGCTCGTGCCGGAGGTGGCCGCGGGCGCCGCACCCGAGCTGGACGCAGCGCGTGCCGCCTGCACGGACGCGCTGGGTGTGCTCGCCGCCGCCCGGCCCGACCGGCTCCTCGTCGTCGGACCCGCGGACGGCGCCGGACCCGAGACCTACCCGCAGGGCACGCGGGGCTCGTTCCGCGGCTTCGGAGTGGATCTGGACGTGAGCCTGGGCCCGGACCGCGGTCCGGAGAGCGAGCGGACCGCGCGTGGGCTGCCGTACGGGCTCGCGGTGGGGGCCTGGCTGCTCGGGCGTACGGGGTGGGCCGACGCCCCCGTCGAGGGCATCGGCGTGGGAGAGGCCTTCCCCGCCGAGCGCTGCGCGGCGCTCGGACGGGACGTCGCCGCGCGGGACCGGCGGAGTGCTCTGCTGGTGCTGGGCGACGCCAGCGCGTGCCGCACGCTCAAGGCCCCCGGGTACCTCGACGAGCGGGCCGCGCCCTTCGACGCGGAGGTGGGGCGTGCGCTGGGAGCGGCGGACGTGGCCGCCCTCGCGGCGCTGGACGCCGCACTGGCCCGTGAGCTGAAGGTGTCCGGCCGGGCGCCCTGGCAGGTCCTCGCGGGCGCGGCCGGGGACACGGCTCTCGCCGGCACGCTGCTGTACGAGGACGCGCCGTACGGGGTGGGGTACGTCGCGGCCACCTGGTCGTAG
- the miaB gene encoding tRNA (N6-isopentenyl adenosine(37)-C2)-methylthiotransferase MiaB — protein MSSIDRSQSAGGTRTYEVRTYGCQMNVHDSERLSGLLEDAGYVRASEGADGDADVVVFNTCAVRENADNKLYGNLGHLAPKKASRPGMQIAVGGCLAQKDRDTIVKRAPWVDVVFGTHNIGKLPVLLERARVQEEAQVEIAESLEAFPSTLPTRRESAYAAWVSISVGCNNTCTFCIVPALRGKEKDRRPGDILAEVEALVAEGVSEITLLGQNVNAYGSDIGDREAFSKLLRACGNIDGLERVRFTSPHPRDFTDDVIAAMAETPNAMPQLHMPLQSGSDPVLKAMRRSYRQERYLGIIEKVRAAIPHAAITTDIIVGFPGETEEDFEQTLHVVREARFAQAFTFQYSKRPGTPAAEMDDQIPKAVVQERYERLVALQEEISWEENKKQVGRTLELMVAEGEGRKDGATHRLSGRAPDNRLVHFTKPDQEVRPGDVVTVEITYAAPHHLLAEGAVLDVRRTRAGDAWEKRNATEPAKPVGVLLGLPKIGVPEPQPAVASGCGCD, from the coding sequence ATGAGCAGCATCGACCGGAGCCAGTCAGCGGGCGGCACGCGCACCTATGAAGTACGCACCTACGGGTGCCAGATGAACGTCCACGACTCCGAGCGATTGTCCGGTCTGCTGGAGGACGCGGGCTACGTCCGTGCCTCCGAGGGCGCCGACGGCGACGCGGACGTCGTCGTCTTCAACACCTGCGCCGTGCGGGAGAACGCCGACAACAAGCTGTACGGCAACCTCGGCCACCTCGCCCCGAAGAAGGCGAGCCGGCCCGGCATGCAGATCGCGGTCGGCGGCTGCCTGGCGCAGAAGGACCGCGACACCATCGTGAAGCGGGCGCCCTGGGTGGACGTCGTCTTCGGCACGCACAACATCGGCAAGCTCCCCGTGCTGCTGGAGCGCGCCCGCGTCCAGGAAGAGGCGCAGGTCGAGATCGCCGAGTCCCTGGAGGCGTTCCCGTCCACGCTCCCGACCCGCCGCGAGAGCGCCTACGCGGCCTGGGTCTCCATCTCCGTCGGCTGCAACAACACGTGCACCTTCTGCATCGTCCCGGCGCTGCGCGGCAAGGAGAAGGACCGCCGCCCCGGCGACATCCTCGCCGAGGTCGAGGCCCTGGTCGCCGAGGGCGTCAGCGAGATCACCCTTCTCGGGCAGAACGTCAACGCCTACGGTTCCGACATCGGCGACCGCGAGGCGTTCAGCAAGCTTCTGCGCGCCTGCGGGAACATCGACGGCCTGGAGCGCGTCCGCTTCACCTCCCCGCACCCGCGCGACTTCACCGACGACGTCATCGCCGCCATGGCCGAGACGCCGAACGCCATGCCGCAGCTCCACATGCCGCTCCAGTCCGGCTCCGACCCGGTGCTCAAGGCGATGCGCCGTTCGTACCGCCAGGAGCGCTACCTGGGGATCATCGAGAAGGTGCGGGCGGCCATCCCGCACGCGGCGATCACCACCGACATCATCGTGGGCTTCCCCGGCGAGACCGAGGAGGACTTCGAGCAGACCCTCCACGTGGTGCGCGAGGCCCGGTTCGCCCAGGCCTTCACCTTCCAGTACTCCAAGCGGCCCGGCACCCCGGCCGCCGAAATGGACGACCAGATCCCCAAGGCGGTCGTCCAGGAGCGCTACGAGCGTCTCGTCGCCCTCCAGGAGGAGATCTCCTGGGAGGAGAACAAGAAGCAGGTCGGCCGCACCCTGGAGCTGATGGTCGCCGAGGGTGAGGGCCGCAAGGACGGCGCCACCCACCGTCTCTCCGGCCGCGCCCCCGACAACCGCCTGGTGCACTTCACCAAGCCCGACCAGGAGGTCCGCCCGGGCGACGTGGTGACGGTCGAGATCACCTACGCGGCCCCGCACCACCTCCTCGCCGAGGGCGCGGTACTCGACGTGCGCCGCACCCGGGCCGGGGACGCCTGGGAGAAGCGCAACGCGACCGAGCCGGCCAAGCCCGTGGGCGTGCTGCTGGGCCTGCCGAAGATCGGCGTTCCCGAGCCCCAGCCGGCCGTGGCGAGCGGCTGCGGCTGCGACTGA